One genomic window of Geoanaerobacter pelophilus includes the following:
- a CDS encoding RCC1 domain-containing protein: protein MYRWKSRLLLAVGVALLSACGSGNSSNSSMTATSDPLSFYQHSAVFVNNTTLYAWGANESGQIGNGTTSNSSVPVLVTRFANYSAGNGVAIGSNHTLAFQKYSTVRAWGFNRYGQLGNGLTADNQTPNSSVPVTVRKWGSRASLSGVTAVAAGGYFSLALDRNGTVWSWGKNDHGQLGRLSNQNTFGNYSSQMADKVVVAAVSSPLTGVTAIAAGGAHALALKNDGTVWGWGYNEWGQVGDGSPHDKPNHFFPVLVPFNDTPPRTVTIAKIAAGSSHSLALDSDGFIWAWGYNYFGQLGNGLHGENVYSETPVKISIPAPGLTSAALIAAGASHSLAYDPVTDILYAWGYNVFGQLGDGTTINRYTPVAISGFTLKVLNGTLPASISASWDHSHARKTDGSWWSWGENSVGQLGIGNQTNQFSPVRVRGM from the coding sequence ATGTATCGCTGGAAATCACGTTTGCTACTTGCCGTCGGAGTCGCCCTGTTAAGCGCTTGTGGCAGCGGCAACAGCTCAAACAGTTCAATGACTGCGACATCGGACCCACTGTCGTTCTATCAGCACAGTGCAGTTTTCGTCAACAACACGACCCTCTATGCTTGGGGGGCCAACGAATCCGGACAGATCGGCAACGGCACCACCTCAAACAGTTCCGTCCCGGTTCTGGTGACGCGGTTTGCCAATTACAGCGCCGGGAACGGCGTTGCCATAGGGTCCAACCATACGCTGGCATTTCAGAAATACAGCACTGTCAGGGCCTGGGGGTTCAACCGCTACGGCCAGCTCGGCAACGGGTTGACCGCTGATAACCAGACCCCGAACAGTTCGGTGCCGGTCACTGTGAGGAAATGGGGGAGCAGGGCCTCCCTTTCCGGAGTTACCGCAGTGGCAGCTGGGGGCTACTTCAGCCTTGCCCTGGACCGAAACGGCACGGTCTGGTCATGGGGTAAAAACGACCATGGCCAGCTGGGGCGGCTGTCCAACCAAAATACCTTTGGCAATTACAGCAGCCAGATGGCTGATAAAGTTGTTGTTGCCGCGGTTTCCAGCCCGTTGACCGGGGTCACTGCGATTGCGGCCGGCGGGGCCCATGCTCTGGCGCTCAAGAATGACGGTACTGTCTGGGGCTGGGGCTACAACGAATGGGGCCAGGTGGGAGATGGTTCTCCCCATGACAAGCCGAATCATTTCTTCCCGGTTCTGGTGCCTTTTAACGACACTCCGCCACGCACCGTCACTATTGCCAAGATCGCCGCTGGCAGTAGCCATAGCCTGGCACTTGACTCGGACGGCTTTATCTGGGCCTGGGGATACAACTACTTCGGTCAGTTGGGTAACGGTCTGCATGGGGAAAATGTTTATTCTGAAACCCCGGTCAAGATTTCAATACCGGCGCCAGGCTTGACCTCTGCAGCGCTCATTGCTGCCGGGGCGAGCCACTCGCTGGCCTACGACCCGGTCACCGACATCCTTTACGCCTGGGGTTATAATGTGTTTGGCCAGCTGGGCGATGGCACTACGATTAATAGGTACACCCCGGTGGCGATCAGCGGATTTACTTTGAAAGTTCTAAATGGGACTCTGCCGGCCTCTATTTCGGCATCTTGGGATCATAGCCATGCCAGAAAGACTGATGGTTCCTGGTGGAGTTGGGGAGAGAACTCCGTAGGCCAGCTGGGGATCGGCAACCAGACGAACCAATTTTCTCCAGTTAGGGTGCGGGGGATGTAA
- a CDS encoding FKBP-type peptidyl-prolyl cis-trans isomerase — protein sequence MRGVEKIIAVLLLFVAIAIPACAQKEAQAASAIPELKAKTTTTATGLAYQDAKVGTGASPVKGKLVKVHYTGWLVNGTKFDSSVDRREPFEFAIGAGQVIPGWDEGVMSMKVGGKRRLTIPAQLGYGARGAGGVIPPNATLIFDVELLDVQK from the coding sequence ATGAGGGGTGTTGAAAAGATTATTGCCGTGTTGCTGCTTTTCGTTGCTATTGCCATACCTGCATGTGCCCAGAAGGAGGCTCAGGCAGCTTCGGCAATTCCCGAACTAAAGGCCAAGACAACCACTACCGCAACCGGCCTTGCCTATCAGGATGCCAAAGTCGGCACCGGCGCATCGCCGGTCAAAGGGAAGTTGGTAAAGGTTCATTACACCGGCTGGTTGGTAAACGGCACCAAGTTCGACAGCTCGGTAGACCGGAGAGAGCCTTTTGAGTTTGCCATTGGCGCTGGCCAGGTCATCCCGGGTTGGGACGAAGGGGTAATGTCGATGAAGGTCGGTGGCAAGCGTCGCCTGACGATCCCGGCTCAGCTCGGATATGGGGCCCGTGGCGCGGGTGGGGTGATCCCTCCCAATGCGACCCTGATCTTCGACGTGGAACTGTTGGATGTTCAGAAATAG
- a CDS encoding DUF1015 domain-containing protein, with translation MAIIKPFKAVRPVKELASRVASPPYDVMDAAEAREMAAGEPDSFLHISRPEIDLDVAIDHYSDPVYLRGRQNLADFMSRGVLFQDKADCYYVYRQQMGDIIQTGLVTCASVDDYESGVIKKHELTRADKEDDRVRHIDYMDANDEPVFFTYRFDQAIAALIKDASNADPEYDFTASDGVRHTFWIINDQAAIDRLTGLFAAIPNLYVADGHHRSAAAGRVRELRAAANPSHNGTEEYNYFLAVIFPDNELNIMPYNRAVKDLNHLTVAEFISRVAEKFDVTPVSTAVSPQERHQFGMYLAGKWYALTAGNDSFDETDPVNHLDVSILQNNLLNPVLGIRNPRTDQRIHFVGGIRGVEELVRLVDSGEYEVAFSLHPTSIGELISLADADKIMPPKSTWFEPKLRSGLFLHLLK, from the coding sequence ATGGCAATTATCAAGCCGTTCAAAGCAGTGCGGCCGGTCAAGGAGCTGGCGAGCCGGGTTGCATCGCCCCCGTATGATGTCATGGATGCTGCGGAGGCTAGAGAGATGGCAGCAGGCGAGCCGGACAGTTTTCTGCATATTTCTCGTCCGGAGATTGATCTTGATGTTGCGATAGATCATTACAGCGATCCCGTGTATCTGCGTGGCAGGCAGAACCTTGCTGATTTCATGAGCCGCGGCGTGTTGTTCCAGGATAAAGCCGATTGCTACTATGTCTATCGTCAGCAGATGGGGGACATCATCCAGACCGGCCTGGTGACCTGTGCTTCGGTAGATGACTATGAGAGTGGTGTTATCAAGAAACATGAGCTTACCAGGGCCGACAAGGAAGATGATCGGGTCCGCCACATCGACTATATGGATGCCAACGATGAACCGGTTTTTTTCACCTACCGTTTCGACCAGGCCATAGCAGCACTGATCAAAGATGCTTCAAATGCTGATCCTGAGTATGACTTTACCGCTTCGGATGGGGTACGGCACACCTTCTGGATCATCAATGATCAGGCCGCTATCGACAGGCTTACCGGCCTGTTTGCCGCAATCCCGAATCTGTATGTGGCCGACGGGCACCATCGCAGCGCTGCTGCCGGCAGGGTGCGCGAGCTTCGGGCGGCGGCTAATCCCTCTCATAATGGCACTGAAGAGTACAACTACTTCCTGGCCGTTATCTTTCCTGACAACGAGCTGAACATCATGCCGTACAACCGCGCAGTCAAAGACCTTAACCATCTCACGGTGGCAGAGTTCATCTCCAGGGTTGCGGAGAAGTTCGATGTGACCCCGGTTTCGACGGCTGTGTCGCCGCAGGAACGGCACCAGTTCGGGATGTATCTGGCTGGTAAATGGTATGCCCTGACCGCCGGTAATGATTCTTTTGATGAGACTGATCCGGTCAACCATCTTGACGTGTCCATACTGCAGAATAACCTGCTCAATCCGGTGCTGGGTATTCGCAACCCCAGGACCGACCAGCGAATTCACTTTGTAGGTGGCATCAGGGGGGTAGAGGAACTGGTGCGCCTTGTTGACAGCGGCGAATACGAAGTTGCTTTTTCTCTGCATCCAACTTCGATCGGAGAGCTGATTTCGCTGGCGGATGCCGATAAGATCATGCCGCCCAAGTCCACCTGGTTTGAACCGAAACTGAGGTCAGGGCTCTTTCTCCATCTGTTAAAGTAA
- a CDS encoding NlpC/P60 family protein: MNYFQLQAIATALVLMLATPGCATSSKGGLSKQQGITRIGYAIQVGAFREVKNAERLAARLQEKGVEAFYFRKEDGVYAVRFGDFRTRDSARQAAVKLQKEKLLTSYFIASPLEPVLKKGYPAEVKKPVEQGAVKKQTAAGSDMGGIAARTAERFVGIPYRWGGDTVVDGMDCSGFVRAVYNLCGVNIPRTSREQYRVGESVAIDGLKDGDLVFFGDSEERINHVGIYVGDRKFVHAPRRGDEIKVSALDEAYFAKRFIGGKRYF; the protein is encoded by the coding sequence ATGAACTATTTTCAGTTACAAGCGATTGCAACGGCACTGGTCCTGATGCTTGCGACACCCGGTTGTGCAACGTCAAGCAAGGGGGGGCTGTCCAAGCAACAGGGGATAACACGTATCGGTTATGCCATACAGGTTGGCGCTTTCCGCGAGGTTAAGAATGCGGAACGGCTTGCCGCAAGGTTGCAGGAAAAAGGGGTCGAGGCTTTTTACTTTCGGAAAGAGGACGGGGTCTATGCTGTTCGCTTCGGCGATTTCCGTACTCGCGATAGCGCTCGGCAGGCTGCTGTCAAGCTGCAGAAGGAAAAGCTCCTCACCTCTTATTTCATTGCATCCCCTCTGGAACCGGTGCTGAAGAAGGGGTATCCGGCAGAGGTCAAAAAACCGGTTGAGCAGGGTGCTGTGAAAAAGCAGACCGCTGCCGGCAGCGACATGGGAGGCATTGCGGCCCGCACTGCCGAGCGGTTTGTCGGAATTCCCTATCGTTGGGGGGGAGACACGGTTGTTGACGGCATGGATTGCAGCGGCTTTGTCCGGGCGGTGTACAATCTTTGCGGGGTCAATATCCCGAGGACGTCGCGAGAGCAGTACCGGGTTGGGGAGAGTGTCGCGATTGACGGGCTGAAAGACGGCGACCTGGTTTTCTTCGGTGATTCGGAAGAGCGGATCAACCATGTCGGCATTTATGTGGGCGATCGCAAATTCGTCCATGCGCCGCGGCGCGGTGATGAAATCAAGGTATCGGCACTTGATGAGGCGTATTTCGCAAAACGGTTCATTGGTGGTAAAAGATACTTTTGA
- the prfB gene encoding peptide chain release factor 2 (programmed frameshift): MFREEVARIEAVADRIAKLRGSLDVDTKRETIQEMEARIASPGFWDDQETAQQVLKERTSLEKIVEAWDRCNRLAEDVRVMIELGQEAEDADVLAEVAEMNNRLEQEVTQAEFQRMLSGPHDRSNCFISINAGAGGTESQDWAEMLLRMYLRYCERKGWKTDITDYQAGDEAGVKGVTFAVTGENAYGYLKAEIGIHRLVRISPFDSNARRHTSFASVFAFPEIADDIDVKVVESDLRVDTYRSSGAGGQHVNTTDSAVRITHIPSGIVVACQTERSQHMNKATALRVLRAKLYEKEVQEREAQASEISGEKKEIGWGSQIRSYVLHPYKMVKDLRTGVETGNPDAVLDGDLEDFIVAFLMGVRRNVTDSD, from the exons ATGTTCAGAGAGGAAGTCGCACGTATAGAAGCAGTTGCCGACCGGATCGCCAAACTTCGGGGGTCTCTT GACGTAGATACCAAACGCGAGACCATTCAGGAAATGGAGGCGCGGATTGCCTCGCCCGGTTTTTGGGACGACCAGGAGACTGCCCAGCAGGTGCTGAAAGAGCGGACCTCTCTGGAAAAGATCGTGGAGGCGTGGGACCGTTGCAACCGCCTTGCCGAGGATGTCAGGGTGATGATAGAGCTCGGTCAGGAGGCAGAGGACGCTGACGTTCTTGCTGAAGTGGCCGAGATGAACAACCGGCTGGAGCAGGAGGTTACGCAGGCCGAGTTTCAGCGGATGCTTTCCGGGCCACATGACCGGAGCAACTGTTTTATCTCCATCAATGCCGGGGCCGGAGGGACGGAATCGCAGGATTGGGCCGAAATGTTGCTGCGGATGTATCTCCGTTACTGCGAGCGCAAAGGGTGGAAGACTGACATCACCGATTATCAGGCCGGCGACGAAGCGGGCGTCAAAGGGGTTACCTTTGCCGTTACCGGAGAGAATGCCTACGGATACCTGAAAGCGGAAATCGGCATTCACCGGCTGGTGCGGATATCTCCCTTTGACAGCAATGCCCGCAGGCACACCTCGTTTGCTTCGGTATTCGCGTTTCCGGAGATTGCCGACGATATCGATGTCAAGGTCGTTGAGTCAGATCTCCGGGTCGATACCTATCGCTCCAGCGGTGCTGGTGGGCAGCATGTCAACACCACTGATTCGGCGGTAAGGATAACCCATATCCCTAGTGGTATTGTGGTTGCCTGCCAGACCGAGCGCAGCCAGCATATGAACAAGGCAACCGCCTTGCGGGTTCTCCGGGCAAAACTCTACGAGAAGGAAGTGCAGGAGCGTGAGGCCCAGGCCTCTGAGATCTCGGGCGAGAAGAAGGAGATTGGCTGGGGCAGCCAGATTCGTTCTTATGTGCTGCACCCGTACAAGATGGTAAAGGATCTCCGCACTGGAGTGGAGACCGGCAACCCGGACGCAGTGCTTGACGGCGATCTGGAAGATTTTATCGTGGCATTTCTTATGGGTGTGCGACGCAATGTCACTGATTCGGATTGA
- the lnt gene encoding apolipoprotein N-acyltransferase, producing the protein MLFTLKRSNREIPMVSCLLAVLSGLLLALSFPKPGLSLLAWIALVPLLRSVDKATATQAFKLGLIAGIIAYAGIMYWLVIVMNSYGKLPLVVSVPLMLIMAAYLACYLAGSMALVRAGELIGIGAGFSLPLVWVGMEYVRSFALTGFPWASLGYSQYKILPLIQIADVVGVYGVSFLIVLVNVALFRALMFFGGGEQLKQRVWTIVTAVVLMIATVAYGFIRLTAPETGVPLKVALIQGNISQDVKWDPSFQEETVRIYERLTNSVASFEPDLVVWPESATPFFFQSEPAYADRVKRLAAGLHSALIFGSPAFKKEGERTKYLNSAFLINSKGEVSGRSDKIHLVPFGEYVPLKQVLPFVNKLVEGIGDFAPGASAEPLDIGKTKVGVLVCFEGIFPELSRAYVNAGARLLVNISNDAWYKRSSAPYQHLSMTVFRAVENRVPLIRATNTGITAIIDSKGHFNGMTQIFREDALTGEVRAGSGVTLYNRYGELFAGVCLGLTVLIALYSIFRNSKIKE; encoded by the coding sequence ATGCTATTTACTTTAAAGAGGTCCAACCGGGAGATCCCCATGGTCTCCTGCCTGCTTGCGGTTCTTTCCGGACTGCTCCTGGCGCTTTCGTTCCCCAAGCCGGGTCTGTCGTTGCTTGCCTGGATTGCGCTGGTACCACTGCTCAGGTCGGTGGACAAAGCGACTGCTACCCAGGCATTCAAGCTGGGGCTAATTGCCGGAATAATCGCTTATGCAGGGATAATGTACTGGCTGGTCATTGTTATGAACAGCTATGGCAAGTTGCCGCTGGTCGTCAGTGTCCCGTTGATGCTGATCATGGCGGCGTATCTTGCCTGTTACCTCGCCGGGAGCATGGCCCTGGTAAGGGCGGGAGAGCTGATCGGCATTGGGGCAGGTTTTTCCTTGCCGCTGGTCTGGGTCGGCATGGAGTATGTGCGGTCGTTTGCCTTGACCGGATTCCCCTGGGCTAGTCTGGGCTACTCGCAATACAAGATCCTGCCGCTGATCCAGATTGCCGATGTGGTGGGGGTTTATGGTGTCAGCTTCCTGATAGTGCTGGTCAATGTGGCCCTGTTCCGGGCGCTGATGTTTTTTGGGGGCGGAGAGCAGCTTAAGCAAAGGGTGTGGACCATTGTCACTGCAGTTGTGTTGATGATCGCCACTGTTGCCTACGGCTTCATCCGGTTGACAGCCCCTGAGACTGGTGTTCCTTTGAAAGTGGCACTAATCCAGGGAAATATCTCCCAGGATGTTAAATGGGACCCCTCTTTTCAGGAAGAGACCGTCAGGATCTATGAACGGTTGACCAATTCGGTGGCCTCGTTCGAGCCCGATCTTGTTGTCTGGCCGGAAAGCGCTACCCCTTTTTTCTTTCAGAGCGAGCCTGCCTACGCCGATCGGGTGAAAAGGCTGGCGGCAGGGTTGCATAGCGCGTTGATTTTCGGCAGCCCCGCATTCAAGAAGGAAGGGGAGCGTACCAAATACCTCAACAGCGCTTTTCTGATTAACAGCAAAGGCGAGGTTAGCGGTCGGAGTGATAAAATTCACCTGGTGCCGTTTGGCGAGTATGTGCCGTTGAAACAGGTCCTCCCCTTCGTCAACAAGCTGGTGGAGGGGATTGGCGACTTTGCGCCGGGAGCATCTGCAGAACCGCTTGATATCGGCAAGACCAAGGTTGGGGTGCTGGTCTGCTTTGAGGGGATTTTCCCCGAACTTTCAAGGGCATATGTCAACGCCGGCGCCCGGCTGCTGGTCAACATATCCAACGATGCCTGGTACAAACGGTCGTCGGCACCGTACCAGCACTTGTCAATGACCGTGTTTCGTGCGGTGGAGAACCGGGTGCCGCTGATAAGGGCCACCAATACCGGCATTACGGCGATTATTGACAGCAAGGGGCATTTTAACGGGATGACTCAGATTTTTCGTGAGGATGCCCTGACCGGCGAGGTAAGGGCTGGCAGCGGCGTTACTTTATACAACCGCTACGGCGAACTGTTTGCCGGGGTGTGCCTCGGCTTGACGGTGTTGATTGCTTTGTATTCGATCTTCAGGAATAGCAAAATCAAGGAATAG
- a CDS encoding hemolysin family protein yields MDDADSRKKSGLWENLNRFLSGRKKVTEEEIQELMDAGEEEGIINEEENAMIRSIFALGDTVVREVMVPRTDMACIPIDAPVREALDTIIACGHSRIPVYEGTMDNIVGLLYAKDLLKLWGKDEGDIHLRSIMRPSMFIPESKNLEEMLQEFRKKRIHLAIVVDEYGGTSGLLTIEDLLEQIVGDIQDEYDTEEERLIVDEDGSVLVDARLPIEELEEHFGIKIERDKFDTVGGLAFHLTGRIPESGEVVILDNLSITVLEADERRVIKLKVERLPEITGED; encoded by the coding sequence TTGGACGACGCAGACAGTAGAAAAAAATCAGGGCTCTGGGAAAACCTGAACCGATTTTTGTCCGGCAGGAAAAAGGTAACTGAAGAAGAGATCCAGGAACTTATGGATGCCGGAGAAGAGGAAGGGATCATCAACGAGGAAGAAAACGCCATGATCCGTTCCATCTTCGCCCTTGGCGATACCGTGGTGAGAGAGGTGATGGTGCCGCGGACAGACATGGCCTGCATCCCGATCGATGCCCCGGTGCGGGAGGCGCTGGATACGATCATTGCGTGTGGCCATTCGCGCATCCCGGTGTATGAAGGAACCATGGACAATATCGTCGGGCTGCTCTATGCCAAGGACCTGCTCAAGCTTTGGGGCAAAGATGAGGGCGACATTCATCTCCGATCGATAATGCGCCCCTCCATGTTTATCCCGGAATCGAAAAACCTGGAGGAGATGCTTCAGGAATTTCGCAAGAAGCGGATTCATCTGGCCATTGTCGTCGACGAGTATGGCGGGACCTCAGGACTCTTGACCATCGAAGATCTGCTGGAGCAGATTGTCGGGGACATCCAGGACGAGTACGACACCGAGGAGGAGCGGCTGATTGTCGACGAAGACGGCTCAGTGCTGGTAGATGCCCGTCTGCCGATCGAGGAGCTTGAAGAGCATTTTGGGATCAAAATTGAGAGGGACAAGTTCGATACCGTCGGCGGCCTGGCATTCCATCTTACCGGGCGGATCCCGGAAAGCGGCGAGGTGGTGATCCTGGATAATCTGAGTATCACTGTTCTGGAGGCCGATGAGCGCCGGGTGATCAAGCTTAAGGTCGAGCGCCTTCCGGAGATAACCGGCGAGGATTGA
- a CDS encoding diacylglycerol kinase, which yields MKPTRFIDSVNCAIEGIIHTARTQKHMRRHFLAALFLFPLMLLLRVTETEFILISISVCFVLFAELMNTAVEAVVDLVTTEYHPQAKIAKDVAAGAVLVASIGAAVMGYLVLSKYIFPIYKEALGVVGNPSEMGTLVSLLTVVIVVVILKAISGTGTPLEGGLPSGHAAVAFSVATVVSLSTQNPLISVLTIALAVMVSHSRLLLHIHSMREVLLGAVTGIAITLLIMFLFRYYQ from the coding sequence ATGAAACCGACCCGTTTTATCGATTCCGTCAACTGTGCCATTGAGGGGATCATCCACACCGCACGGACCCAGAAACATATGCGCAGGCATTTTCTTGCCGCGCTTTTTCTGTTTCCGCTGATGCTGCTGCTCAGAGTTACTGAGACGGAATTCATTCTCATCTCCATTTCCGTCTGTTTCGTACTCTTTGCCGAGCTGATGAATACTGCGGTTGAGGCAGTGGTAGATCTAGTTACTACTGAGTATCATCCGCAAGCGAAGATTGCCAAGGACGTGGCGGCCGGTGCCGTGCTCGTAGCTTCAATCGGCGCTGCAGTGATGGGCTATCTGGTCCTGTCAAAATATATTTTTCCCATTTACAAGGAGGCACTCGGCGTGGTAGGAAACCCTTCCGAGATGGGGACTCTGGTCTCTCTACTAACAGTGGTGATCGTGGTGGTAATCCTTAAGGCGATATCTGGTACCGGTACTCCCCTTGAGGGTGGCCTCCCCAGCGGACATGCTGCGGTTGCCTTTTCCGTTGCAACAGTGGTATCGCTTTCCACTCAGAATCCGCTGATTTCCGTATTGACCATCGCACTTGCCGTCATGGTTTCGCACTCCCGATTACTGCTTCATATCCATTCGATGCGCGAGGTTCTGCTTGGCGCTGTTACCGGTATTGCCATAACTTTATTAATCATGTTCCTGTTTCGTTATTATCAATAA
- the ybeY gene encoding rRNA maturation RNase YbeY: MKIAIVNRQRRHRMSIPQIRKVAERVLSALGAAGSELSLSIVGDVAMRRINREYLGKDRPTNVISFSLLEGEFGDLNPQMLGDVVISADTAAREAEEAGIAFFERFSFLLMHGILHLCGYDHERSGEQEAHRMEAKEQEIFAVLQQEGLIE; this comes from the coding sequence TTGAAAATAGCGATAGTGAACCGCCAGCGGCGTCACCGGATGTCGATACCGCAGATAAGAAAAGTAGCGGAGAGGGTCTTAAGCGCCTTGGGAGCAGCAGGTAGCGAGCTTTCTCTTTCAATAGTCGGCGACGTGGCGATGCGCAGGATCAACCGGGAATATCTCGGCAAGGACCGTCCGACCAATGTGATCTCTTTCTCGTTGTTGGAGGGGGAGTTTGGCGATCTCAACCCGCAAATGCTCGGCGACGTGGTGATTTCGGCTGATACGGCTGCCCGGGAAGCTGAAGAAGCCGGCATTGCCTTCTTTGAGCGGTTCAGTTTTCTCCTGATGCATGGCATTCTGCACCTGTGCGGCTATGACCATGAGCGGAGCGGCGAACAGGAGGCTCACCGAATGGAGGCAAAGGAGCAGGAGATATTCGCGGTGCTGCAGCAGGAAGGCTTGATCGAGTGA